The Brachyhypopomus gauderio isolate BG-103 chromosome 17, BGAUD_0.2, whole genome shotgun sequence genome includes a window with the following:
- the numb gene encoding protein numb homolog — protein sequence MHICEDAVKRLKTFQDRKFFKGFFTKAGKKAVRAVLWVSADGLRVVDDKTKDLILDQTIEKVSFCAPDRNFERAFSYICRDGTTRRWICHCFMAVKDSGERLSHAVGCAFAACLERKQKREKECGVTATFDANRTTFTREGSFRVTTATEQAEREEVMRQLQDAKRDSECPALNVGGPVANPVAAVSSSSSPSSSPPPPVGGPGAQDSNPHAIPRRHAPVEALARQGSFRGFPALSQKTSPFKRQMSLRMNELPSTVQRKSDFPARNTVPEVEGEGDSISSLCTQITSAFSGPPEDPFTSAPMAKPTSSPQSPTAPVNGSTPGFSVPAAPVAASVPTLPPPVPTLPPPLPARDTNPWAKPPAAPSPAPAHAGGDWPSPASAAVPPPVVIPPIAVPVASHRRTPSEADRWLEEVSKSVRAPPPGAMSTTPPMQRPFPTHMPAPMGPAAPMGPTAPGAFLPPMPSAVPTLPPHQPAFHPQAPPSYPMSNGLPYAQPSVPVVGITPSQMVANVFGSAAPSQPVPVPPPAQLHPSPYSTPPLAAVGSPFAKPPLPPGVNPPASQPHNGTATFNGSDGWAAPPSPAPPPVPQADAFEAQWAALESRSRQRTTPSPTNPFSTELHKTFEIQL from the exons ATGCACATCTGTGAAGACGCCGTGAAGAGACTGAAGACG TTCCAGGACAGGAAATTCTTCAAAGGCTTCTTTACAAAA GCTGGGAAAAAAGCCGTCCGAGCCGTCCTGTGGGTGTCTGCTGATGGCCTGAGGGTCGTAGATGACAAAACAAAG GACCTGATTCTGGACCAGACGATAGAGAAGGTGTCCTTCTGCGCTCCCGACCGCAATTTCGAGCGAGCGTTCTCCTACATCTGCAGGGACGGCACCACCCGCCGCTGGATCTGCCACTGTTTCATGGCCGTCAAAGACTCA GGCGAGCGCCTGAGCCACGCGGTGGGCTGTGCCTTCGCCGCCTGCCTGGAGCGTAAGCAGAAGCGGGAGAAGGAGTGTGGGGTCACGGCCACGTTCGACGCCAACCGCACCACCTTCACACGCGAGGGCTCCTTCCGCGTTACCACAGCAACCGAGCAGGCGGAGAGGGAGGAGGTCATGCGCCAGCTCCAGGACGCTAAGAGAG ACTCGGAGTGCCCGGCGCTGAACGTGGGCGGCCCGGTCGCCAACCCGGTGGCGgcggtctcctcctcctcctccccttcgtCCTCGCCCCCGCCCCCCGTGGGCGGGCCGGGCGCTCAGGACTCCAACCCCCACGCTATCCCGCGCCGCCACGCCCCCGTAGAGGCGCTGGCCCGACAGGGCTCCTTCCGCGGCTTCCCGGCGCTCAGCCAGAAGACGTCGCCATTCAAGAGGCAGATGTCGCTACGCATGAACGAGCTCCCCTCCACCGTGCAGCGCAAGTCCGACTTCCCCGCCAGGAACACGG TGCCggaggtggagggtgagggagacagCATCAGCTCCCTGTGCACCCAGATCACATCAGCCTTCAGCGGCCCCCCAGAAGACCCCTTCACCTCAGCACCCATGGCCAAACCCACCTCTTCACCCCAGTCCCCTACTGCTCCAG TGAACGGTTCTACTCCTGGCTTCTCGGTCCCTGCTGCCCCCGTGGCTGCCAGCGTCcccacccttcctccacccgtccccacccttcctccacccttgcCGGCCAGAGACACCAACCCCTGGGCCAAGCCCCCTGCTGCACCCTCCCCTGCTCCAGCACACGCGG GGGGCGACTGGCCCAGCCCTGCGTCTGCAGCGGTACCTCCTCCAGTGGTGATCCCGCCCATCGCCGTCCCGGTGGCCTCTCACAGGCGCACGCCGTCGGAGGCGGACCGCTGGCTGGAGGAGGTGTCCAAGTCGGTGCGGGCCCCCCCGCCTGGAGCCATGAGCACCACCCCACCCATGCAGAGGCCCTTCCCCACGCACATGCCTGCCCCCATGGGCCCTGCTGCCCCCATGGGCCCCACTGCCCCCGGAGCCTTCCTGCCACCGATGCCCTCTGCCGTGCCCACTCTGCCCCCTCATCAGCCCGCCTTCCACCCCCAGGCCCCGCCCTCTTACCCCATGTCCAACGGACTCCCCTACGCACAGCCCAGCGTCCCCGTCGTGGGCATCACGCCCTCCCAGATGGTGGCCAACGTCTTCGGTTCTGCTGCGCCGAGCCAGCCGGTGCCCGTACCCCCACCCGCACAGCTCCACCCGTCGCCCTACTCCACGCCGCCCCTGGCCGCCGTGGGCAGCCCCTTCGCAAAACCTCCCCTGCCCCCGGGGGTGAATCCTCCGGCCTCTCAGCCGCACAACGGCACCGCCACCTTCAACGGGTCCGACGGCTGGGCCGCCCCCCCCTCGCCGGCCCCGCCCCCGGTGCCGCAGGCCGACGCCTTCGAGGCGCAGTGGGCCGCCCTGGAGAGCCGCTCGCGACAGCgcaccacaccctcccccacaaaccCCTTCTCCACCGAGCTCCACAAGACCTTCGAGATCCAACTGtaa